In the genome of Pseudomonadota bacterium, one region contains:
- a CDS encoding MFS transporter: MTTLQKIHKIEDEGNLNSTMTQENMSFKESESLRHFIKLHGIKPLIMWFSATFLYCYQFFLRTSPSVMEDVLRQEFQMNAQSFGLLASFYYIAYSVLQIPMGVLIDKIGLRRILTFSAAMCSLGALVFGISDGHALAKIGRLFMGIGSAGVFLSCLKLITLWFPKRKFGIFVGFTMMMGTFGAMGAQTPLAFMIEALGWRMSLICMSGLGALWAVLLWCLVKDRKAPLGLKSEEKPIPLLIGLRRIITNSQIWLAALYGTTMYTVLSSFSDLWGPAYLMKAYHIDKPLAGLATSALLLGVAIGGPFFGYISERLKSRKLPMLIAAVGSLFFFCLFLYTADLSLTAIFIFLFLVGFFVGGKLMNFAVGTDSVPYSLSGTATGFINACSMTSGVMFQPFIGWLMHQVWDGSVVNGIPTYTAQNYVFGLSVIPICMFLAVGITLMTRESYPK, from the coding sequence ATGACGACTCTGCAAAAAATCCATAAAATAGAAGATGAAGGAAACTTAAATAGCACGATGACCCAAGAAAATATGTCCTTTAAAGAGTCAGAAAGCCTCCGACATTTTATAAAACTACATGGAATAAAACCTCTTATAATGTGGTTTTCTGCAACGTTCCTTTATTGCTATCAATTCTTTTTAAGAACCTCACCAAGTGTCATGGAAGATGTTCTTCGTCAAGAATTTCAAATGAATGCACAATCCTTTGGCCTTCTTGCTTCATTTTATTATATTGCTTATTCTGTCTTACAAATCCCAATGGGAGTTCTCATTGATAAAATAGGTCTTAGACGTATTTTAACTTTTTCAGCAGCCATGTGTTCTCTCGGGGCTCTTGTTTTTGGAATTTCTGATGGTCATGCCCTTGCAAAAATCGGACGACTTTTTATGGGGATTGGTTCTGCAGGTGTGTTTCTAAGCTGTTTAAAACTTATCACTTTATGGTTTCCAAAACGCAAATTTGGTATTTTTGTTGGATTCACAATGATGATGGGAACCTTCGGTGCCATGGGCGCCCAAACTCCTCTTGCCTTCATGATTGAGGCTCTCGGATGGAGAATGTCTCTCATTTGCATGTCAGGGTTAGGCGCTTTATGGGCTGTATTGCTTTGGTGCCTTGTAAAAGACCGTAAAGCGCCACTGGGGTTAAAATCCGAAGAAAAACCAATTCCTCTTCTTATAGGACTTCGACGCATCATAACGAACTCACAAATTTGGCTTGCAGCTCTTTATGGAACAACAATGTATACCGTCCTTTCATCGTTTTCTGACTTATGGGGTCCAGCATACCTAATGAAAGCTTATCACATAGATAAGCCCTTAGCAGGTCTTGCTACGTCTGCTCTTCTGCTCGGTGTTGCAATAGGAGGACCTTTCTTTGGTTATATTTCTGAACGTTTAAAAAGCCGGAAACTTCCAATGCTTATTGCCGCTGTTGGAAGCCTTTTTTTCTTTTGTTTATTCTTATATACCGCAGATCTCTCTTTAACAGCTATTTTCATCTTTTTGTTTCTTGTCGGCTTTTTTGTTGGAGGAAAATTGATGAATTTTGCAGTTGGAACTGATAGTGTCCCTTATTCATTAAGTGGAACAGCCACAGGGTTTATCAACGCTTGCAGCATGACAAGTGGCGTTATGTTTCAACCTTTTATTGGATGGCTTATGCATCAAGTCTGGGATGGAAGTGTTGTTAATGGGATCCCTACATACACAGCACAAAACTATGTATTTGGGCTCTCTGTTATTCCAATATGTATGTTCTTAGCAGTTGGAATTACTCTTATGACACGAGAGTCTTATCCTAAATAG